From one Luteolibacter sp. SL250 genomic stretch:
- a CDS encoding CvpA family protein, producing MPPESLPQISLGTAALVIFLLCFGFVFLRGIVRMLFGVAILGGSLWVGFLVWQKTPEWTISLMGKPLDWVSIALPVVAFVGTFIIARVVINFFLKPFKPSADGGSRTAGGILFRLILTIIPTGFLWLIGATLVHHFGSIAEIEKSTDKKTKAEPGLLDRFSELKEAIAAIVPADWLQKLDPLADPSHLSLAKLIAAQPDSRRAPVIDPETGKPYPRAIIVDEPELEDLASDGRISTLIRHPLFQKALNDPKVREALRAQAVRN from the coding sequence ATGCCTCCGGAGTCCCTTCCCCAGATCAGCCTCGGCACCGCCGCGCTGGTCATCTTCCTGCTCTGCTTCGGCTTCGTCTTCCTGCGCGGCATCGTGCGGATGCTGTTCGGCGTGGCGATCCTCGGCGGCAGCCTGTGGGTGGGCTTCCTGGTCTGGCAGAAGACGCCGGAGTGGACCATCTCCCTGATGGGCAAGCCGCTGGACTGGGTGTCCATCGCGCTGCCGGTGGTGGCCTTCGTCGGGACGTTCATTATCGCGCGGGTGGTGATCAATTTTTTCCTGAAGCCGTTCAAGCCCTCGGCGGATGGCGGCTCCCGGACTGCGGGCGGGATCCTGTTCCGGCTGATCCTCACCATCATCCCGACGGGATTCCTTTGGCTCATCGGCGCCACGCTCGTCCATCACTTCGGCTCCATCGCGGAGATCGAGAAATCCACGGACAAGAAGACCAAGGCGGAGCCGGGGCTGCTCGACCGCTTCAGCGAGCTGAAGGAAGCCATCGCCGCCATCGTGCCGGCGGATTGGCTGCAGAAGCTCGATCCGCTCGCGGATCCCAGCCATCTTTCCCTGGCGAAGCTCATCGCCGCGCAGCCGGACTCCCGCCGCGCGCCGGTGATCGACCCGGAGACCGGAAAGCCGTATCCGCGCGCGATCATCGTGGATGAGCCGGAACTCGAGGATCTGGCCAGCGACGGTCGCATCAGCACGCTCATCCGCCACCCGCTGTTCCAGAAGGCGCTGAATGACCCGAAGGTGCGGGAGGCGCTGCGTGCCCAGGCCGTCCGGAACTGA
- the gatB gene encoding Asp-tRNA(Asn)/Glu-tRNA(Gln) amidotransferase subunit GatB, with translation MSYLVTIGLEVHAQVKTATKMFCACRTSFGDEPNTHTCPVCLGLPGALPVLNREAVEKTLLTGLMLDCGSPDISKWDRKNYFYPDMPKNYQTTQMDLPLCIGGGVPLYEHCYPTDHRKNIKTPGKVVKMNRIHLEEDVAKSTHLGNSSLIDFNRAGTPLMEIVSEPDLESAEEAFAYLRSLQMILQQGEVSDADMEKGNLRCDVNISLRKNESDPLGQKVELKNLNSISAIRRAIHFEIDRQTEELDRGQAQIQSTRRWDDERGETQLMRTKEDAHDYRYFTCPDLLPIETAPLLAKVRPLVPELPHQLAERFERDFGVTTYDASVLSSDKYLAVYFEAATDAAIPGKKVANFIINNLLGTLNEQGIGISDCPVSPEKLRGLLLLVENGTLAANQAKEVFEVLYNAPEKDPKAIADELGFKPAEAGELEDLVDQVIANNPSEVEAVKAGNEKLLNFLTGQVMKASATKPNPKQVTELLRARLL, from the coding sequence ATGTCCTATCTCGTCACCATCGGCCTCGAAGTCCACGCGCAGGTGAAAACCGCGACCAAGATGTTCTGTGCCTGCCGCACCTCCTTCGGGGATGAACCGAACACGCACACCTGCCCCGTCTGCCTGGGCCTGCCGGGAGCGCTGCCGGTGCTGAACCGCGAGGCCGTCGAGAAGACCCTGCTCACCGGGCTGATGCTGGACTGCGGTTCACCGGATATCTCGAAATGGGACCGGAAGAACTACTTCTACCCGGACATGCCGAAGAACTACCAGACCACGCAGATGGACCTGCCCCTCTGCATCGGTGGCGGCGTCCCGCTTTACGAACACTGCTACCCGACGGATCACCGGAAGAACATCAAGACTCCCGGCAAGGTGGTGAAGATGAACCGCATCCACCTGGAGGAGGACGTGGCGAAGTCCACCCACCTCGGGAACTCGTCGCTCATTGACTTCAACCGCGCCGGAACGCCGCTCATGGAGATCGTTTCCGAGCCGGACCTGGAGTCCGCGGAGGAAGCCTTCGCCTACCTCCGCTCGCTCCAGATGATCCTCCAGCAGGGAGAGGTTTCGGATGCGGACATGGAGAAAGGGAACCTCCGCTGTGACGTGAACATTTCGCTGCGGAAGAACGAGTCCGATCCGCTGGGCCAGAAGGTGGAGCTGAAGAACCTCAACTCCATCTCCGCCATCCGCCGAGCGATCCACTTCGAGATCGACCGCCAGACGGAGGAACTCGACAGGGGCCAGGCGCAGATCCAGTCCACCCGCCGCTGGGATGACGAGCGCGGCGAAACCCAGCTCATGCGCACGAAGGAGGACGCGCACGACTACCGCTACTTCACCTGCCCGGACCTCCTGCCCATCGAAACCGCGCCGTTGCTGGCGAAGGTCCGCCCGCTGGTGCCGGAACTGCCGCACCAGCTTGCGGAGCGTTTTGAAAGGGACTTCGGCGTGACCACCTACGATGCCTCCGTGCTTTCCTCGGACAAGTATCTGGCGGTGTATTTCGAGGCCGCGACCGATGCCGCGATCCCCGGCAAGAAGGTGGCGAACTTCATCATCAACAACCTGCTCGGCACGCTCAACGAACAGGGCATCGGCATTTCCGACTGCCCGGTGTCACCGGAGAAGCTGCGCGGACTCCTCCTGCTGGTGGAGAACGGCACGCTGGCCGCCAACCAGGCGAAGGAAGTGTTCGAGGTGCTCTACAACGCCCCGGAGAAAGATCCGAAGGCCATCGCGGATGAACTCGGCTTCAAGCCCGCGGAAGCGGGTGAGCTGGAAGATCTGGTCGATCAGGTCATCGCCAACAACCCGTCGGAGGTGGAAGCCGTGAAAGCGGGCAACGAGAAGCTGCTCAACTTCCTCACCGGTCAGGTGATGAAAGCCTCCGCCACCAAGCCGAACCCGAAGCAGGTGACGGAGCTGCTGCGGGCAAGGTTGCTGTGA